A window of Rubricoccus marinus contains these coding sequences:
- a CDS encoding FmdB family zinc ribbon protein: MPTYRYRRADGTTFEHFQKMSDDALTQDPETGEPVERVISGGAGLQFKGSGFYLTDYVKKSGGEDKKASGDAKPAKAEKATAKPAAKPSTSSSD; the protein is encoded by the coding sequence ATGCCGACTTACCGCTACCGCCGCGCCGACGGCACCACCTTCGAGCACTTCCAAAAGATGTCTGACGACGCCCTGACGCAGGACCCGGAGACCGGAGAGCCCGTCGAGCGCGTGATCTCCGGTGGCGCCGGCCTGCAGTTCAAAGGCTCCGGCTTCTACCTGACGGACTACGTCAAGAAAAGCGGCGGCGAGGACAAGAAGGCCTCTGGCGACGCGAAGCCGGCCAAGGCAGAAAAGGCCACCGCGAAGCCCGCAGCGAAACCCAGCACGAGCAGCTCCGACTAG
- a CDS encoding fasciclin domain-containing protein, with the protein MKTLLSLFLGLTLLAGCSSSSEMEMDANAGVMVGGSMMLPTQNLVQNASGASNLTTLVAAVTAADLGATLSGPGPFTVFAPPNSAFAALPAGTVDNLLKAENKAQLTAVLTYHVVPGRLSAADLRDGQMLTTVNGAQLQVRKMDGKVMVGGATVTQANVYASNGVAHVIDKVLLP; encoded by the coding sequence ATGAAGACCCTTCTCTCCCTCTTTCTCGGCCTCACGCTTCTCGCAGGCTGCTCCTCCTCCAGCGAAATGGAGATGGACGCCAACGCCGGCGTGATGGTAGGCGGCTCGATGATGCTGCCCACTCAGAACCTCGTCCAGAACGCCTCTGGCGCCAGCAATCTGACCACGCTCGTCGCGGCCGTAACGGCTGCCGATCTCGGCGCGACGCTTTCCGGCCCCGGCCCGTTCACCGTGTTCGCTCCGCCGAACAGCGCCTTCGCCGCGCTTCCCGCTGGAACGGTTGACAACCTGCTGAAGGCCGAAAACAAGGCCCAGCTCACCGCTGTCCTGACCTACCACGTCGTCCCCGGCCGCCTCAGCGCCGCTGATCTCCGCGATGGCCAGATGCTGACGACCGTAAACGGCGCGCAGCTTCAGGTCCGCAAGATGGACGGCAAGGTGATGGTCGGTGGCGCAACGGTTACGCAGGCCAACGTGTACGCCAGCAACGGCGTCGCCCACGTTATCGACAAGGTCCTGCTTCCATAG
- a CDS encoding DUF4249 family protein, whose product MTPFFSFRQRLTPTAAPLARAVAAVLLLLVAKGCDLSGPDYEEQIVVSAILEVGEPLRAVTLSRTTALGGTSGATPPVTDASITISLLDASGAPEAEYAYAHIGGGRYVTDDSTSITLPGRTYAFRADVPGRPLITARTTTPEAVTLAEDVAPEVTYLQGFNGLGPSFRVRSGAAASGDQNVFLIGISADAIDDYEVYQRDDESFGLRRQFVEGRFGPTADAASFIDGIDCEPLGNGAYDCDFLPEDIAGGESPLLNEESYVRNGDGTLTVIVPWLAVSFFGPHTFTLNSLDPALVAFISTQSVQFNPTTISPGEIPNVTTNIENDSGLGVFGSFARTSVTTTIVP is encoded by the coding sequence ATGACGCCCTTCTTCTCCTTCCGCCAGAGGCTGACCCCGACCGCCGCGCCTCTGGCGCGCGCCGTCGCCGCCGTGCTCCTTCTCCTCGTGGCCAAGGGCTGCGACCTCAGCGGTCCCGACTACGAGGAGCAGATCGTCGTCAGCGCGATCCTCGAGGTGGGCGAGCCGCTCCGCGCCGTGACGCTTTCGCGCACGACCGCGCTGGGCGGGACCTCTGGCGCCACGCCCCCGGTCACGGACGCGAGCATCACGATCTCGCTTCTGGACGCCTCTGGCGCGCCAGAGGCGGAGTACGCCTACGCGCACATTGGGGGAGGGCGTTACGTCACCGATGATTCGACGTCGATCACGCTGCCCGGCCGCACGTACGCATTCAGGGCCGACGTGCCGGGCCGCCCCCTGATCACGGCGCGCACGACGACGCCAGAGGCGGTAACCCTGGCGGAGGACGTGGCGCCAGAGGTGACGTACCTCCAGGGCTTCAACGGACTCGGACCGAGCTTCCGCGTACGCTCGGGCGCCGCCGCCAGCGGCGATCAGAACGTGTTCCTGATTGGCATCTCCGCCGATGCCATTGACGACTACGAGGTGTACCAGCGGGACGACGAGTCCTTCGGACTCCGGCGCCAGTTCGTCGAGGGCCGCTTTGGCCCGACCGCGGACGCCGCTTCGTTTATCGATGGCATCGACTGCGAGCCGCTGGGGAATGGCGCATACGACTGCGATTTCCTGCCCGAGGACATCGCGGGAGGTGAGTCGCCCCTGCTGAACGAGGAGTCGTACGTCCGCAACGGGGACGGGACGCTCACGGTAATTGTCCCGTGGCTGGCGGTGAGCTTTTTCGGACCGCACACGTTTACGCTGAACTCGCTGGACCCAGCGCTCGTGGCGTTTATCTCCACGCAGTCCGTCCAGTTCAACCCGACGACCATCTCGCCCGGGGAGATTCCGAATGTGACGACGAACATCGAGAACGACAGCGGTCTCGGCGTGTTCGGGTCCTTTGCGCGGACATCCGTGACGACGACCATCGTACCGTAG
- a CDS encoding DNA polymerase domain-containing protein, translating to MTAPERENVPDVSGADALPPEALSPEEDALLYGHDLTERIVALHPVGPGTMRVYRRTPEDAVTWEDERYHPFFLLDDIDLLKGFPRDRFQFQPLAGSNAYQWLVVFPDAGSYWDARRHIQQASDTQKERPDAIYFVGGPEQQYLMQTGRTLFKGMELHDLHRLQFDLEVYSERGFPQAEVPEHRIILVALSDNRGWSRVVGGPLMDEQSVLEETLELMRERDPDVIEGHNVFGFDLPYLAARCRRHGVPLALGRDGSEPRSFPSSMRFAERQIEFEAVEIAGRHIVDTLFQVMSFDVFSRDLPNYTLKGVAKYFGFAPEGRTYIEGEDIAQTWREDPQRLIDYALDDVIETAAIAEHLSGSTFYLTQMVPMPYGQCARSGPASKIESLFVRGYLHARHSVPRAEAGSQIVGGYTDVFMTGVVGPVVYADVESLYPSIMLNYGVQPRRDALGIFPRLLQRLTDLRFVTKRAMREASGENETRELDARQTAYKNIINSFYGNMGFGFAAFNDFAEADRVAATGQKLLRQIMALIRDRGGRIVEVDTDGVLFVPPPEAQSASGDAERAFVSALSEKMPEGIRIGFDGRFERMLSFKKKTYALLGYDGTLKVKGSSLVSRSTERFGRRFVRRAIELLLAEDVAALHALYLNHRQRIIAHDWDGVASFQRIETLKQPLARYERDVRDGKRNRPASYELAKQRAEATGEPVRIGDRIAFYIAGGGGRVFEAAKLASEWDPADPDEDTAHYIGRLDQFASKFSAFFETDHAFRQVFSEEDLFGFDARGIRLAVRERAPEDVTDDVPF from the coding sequence ATGACAGCGCCCGAGCGCGAAAACGTACCGGACGTCTCTGGCGCTGATGCACTCCCGCCAGAGGCGCTCAGCCCCGAGGAGGACGCCCTGCTCTATGGCCACGACCTGACCGAGCGGATCGTCGCGCTCCACCCCGTCGGGCCGGGCACAATGCGCGTGTACCGCCGCACACCAGAGGACGCGGTGACGTGGGAGGACGAGCGCTACCACCCGTTCTTCCTGCTGGACGACATCGACCTGCTCAAAGGCTTCCCGCGTGACCGTTTCCAGTTTCAGCCTCTGGCGGGCTCCAACGCCTACCAGTGGCTTGTCGTCTTTCCGGACGCCGGGAGCTACTGGGACGCGCGGCGGCACATCCAGCAGGCGAGCGACACGCAGAAGGAGCGCCCGGACGCCATCTACTTCGTGGGTGGCCCGGAACAGCAGTACCTGATGCAGACTGGCCGGACGCTTTTCAAGGGCATGGAGCTCCACGACCTCCACCGGCTCCAGTTCGACCTGGAGGTGTACTCCGAGCGGGGCTTCCCGCAGGCCGAGGTACCCGAGCACCGCATCATCCTCGTAGCGCTGAGCGACAACCGCGGGTGGAGCCGCGTTGTGGGCGGCCCGCTCATGGACGAGCAAAGCGTTCTGGAAGAAACGCTGGAGCTGATGCGCGAGCGCGACCCCGACGTGATCGAAGGCCATAACGTCTTTGGCTTCGACCTCCCCTACCTCGCCGCGCGTTGCCGTCGCCACGGCGTGCCTCTGGCGCTCGGCCGCGACGGAAGCGAGCCGCGGAGCTTTCCGAGTTCGATGCGCTTTGCCGAGCGGCAGATTGAGTTCGAGGCCGTCGAGATCGCCGGCCGCCACATCGTGGACACACTGTTCCAGGTGATGAGCTTCGACGTGTTCTCGCGCGACCTGCCCAACTACACGCTGAAGGGCGTCGCCAAGTACTTCGGCTTCGCGCCAGAGGGCCGCACGTACATCGAGGGCGAGGACATCGCGCAGACGTGGCGCGAGGACCCACAACGCCTCATCGACTACGCGCTGGACGATGTGATCGAGACGGCTGCCATCGCGGAGCACTTGAGCGGGAGCACCTTCTACCTCACCCAGATGGTGCCGATGCCGTACGGCCAGTGCGCGCGGAGCGGGCCGGCGTCGAAGATCGAAAGCCTGTTCGTCCGCGGCTACCTGCACGCGCGCCACAGCGTGCCCCGCGCCGAGGCCGGCAGCCAGATCGTGGGCGGCTACACCGACGTGTTCATGACCGGCGTCGTCGGCCCCGTCGTCTACGCCGACGTCGAGAGCCTGTACCCGTCCATCATGCTCAACTACGGCGTGCAGCCCCGCCGCGACGCGCTCGGCATTTTCCCACGCCTGCTCCAGCGCCTCACCGACCTCCGATTCGTCACTAAGCGCGCCATGCGCGAGGCCTCTGGCGAGAACGAGACGCGCGAACTGGACGCGCGCCAAACCGCCTACAAGAACATCATCAACTCGTTCTACGGCAACATGGGCTTCGGCTTCGCGGCCTTTAACGACTTCGCCGAAGCCGACCGCGTGGCGGCCACAGGCCAGAAGCTATTGCGGCAGATCATGGCGCTGATCCGCGATCGCGGCGGCCGCATCGTCGAGGTGGACACCGACGGCGTCCTGTTCGTCCCCCCGCCAGAGGCCCAATCCGCCTCTGGCGACGCCGAGCGCGCGTTCGTCTCGGCTCTCTCCGAGAAGATGCCCGAGGGCATCCGCATCGGCTTCGACGGCCGATTCGAGCGGATGCTGTCATTCAAAAAGAAGACCTACGCGCTGCTCGGCTACGACGGAACGCTGAAGGTAAAGGGCTCCAGCTTGGTCTCGCGCAGCACCGAGCGCTTTGGCCGCCGCTTCGTGCGCCGCGCCATCGAACTGCTCCTAGCCGAAGACGTGGCCGCGCTCCACGCGCTCTACCTCAACCACCGCCAGAGGATCATCGCGCACGACTGGGACGGCGTGGCCAGCTTCCAGCGGATCGAAACGCTCAAGCAGCCTCTGGCGCGATACGAGCGCGACGTGCGCGACGGCAAACGCAACCGACCGGCCTCCTACGAGCTCGCGAAACAGCGCGCCGAGGCCACAGGCGAGCCCGTCCGCATCGGCGACCGCATCGCGTTCTACATCGCAGGGGGCGGTGGCCGTGTGTTCGAGGCCGCCAAGCTCGCGAGCGAGTGGGACCCGGCGGACCCGGACGAGGACACCGCGCACTACATCGGCCGGTTGGACCAGTTCGCGTCCAAGTTCTCGGCCTTCTTCGAGACCGACCACGCCTTCCGGCAGGTGTTTTCCGAAGAGGACCTTTTCGGCTTCGACGCCAGAGGCATTCGCCTGGCCGTACGGGAGCGGGCGCCAGAGGACGTGACGGATGACGTGCCGTTTTAG
- a CDS encoding TonB-dependent receptor — protein sequence MRALVVGCFLLLAASAGAQSVNGFVRDAASGETLIGANVVVVDGSAAGRGSATNVQGFYTLGSLPADSLTLRYSFIGYQTLTRRIALASGETQRIDIDLAPEASLGEVVVEADEPIEQAAAVGTIDVPIRLVKDLPTAFEADLFRAIQLLPGVKSSSDFSSGLYIRGGSPDQTLILLDGTTVYNPTHFFGFFSTFNTDAIKDVRLYKGAYPTTYGGRLGSVIDIYNRDGNRNETHGNVSVGLLASRVGIEGPVPGVGRSSYSFNARRSTLEPLLATLRENLDQDGIPDKFYFYDLNAKVGVDLTDRDRVSVSAYAGRDIVGVPFGENSQFDLDYGNRTLSASYNRILGETTFLQTRATASRYFSLPEALVFGTEFTNTNTVTDYSGRVDLEWLPSEKLEVSTGAWGGHFRLDYKQTFNEQVQIDFTSPSGYGSGYVQAKVRPTPQWILTGGLRAQYFSRGDYLRFSPQAQIERKLGSDTVVQLAAGRYHQFLSLISNEAFSGFDTWVTVGQGVVPQESEQMVLGLKTRVGKAYRLDVELYGRLLRDLFDQRPGVQDVSGLDYDELFRVGEGYAYGAEILLEKGLGRATGLIGYTLGVTRRRYPGEFGFEDFFAPKYDRLHDLNIVASYDLGKGWSATAVGKYATGQAYTSADASYTVSDVPFLEDGELDGLYTTALNNARLPPYHRVDVGFKRVGRFFGVGDYELQLQAINVYSRRNIWFPTYDFDTDPITVDFVRQLPFLPNVSFSLDF from the coding sequence ATGCGCGCTCTCGTCGTCGGTTGTTTCCTCCTCCTCGCCGCTTCCGCGGGCGCCCAATCTGTCAACGGGTTCGTGCGCGACGCCGCCTCTGGCGAGACGCTGATCGGTGCCAACGTCGTGGTCGTGGACGGCTCCGCGGCCGGGCGTGGGTCGGCCACGAACGTCCAGGGGTTTTATACGCTGGGCAGCCTGCCCGCGGACTCGCTGACGCTCCGCTACTCGTTTATCGGGTACCAGACGCTGACGCGCCGCATCGCGCTGGCCTCTGGCGAGACGCAGCGGATCGACATCGACCTCGCGCCAGAGGCCTCGCTGGGTGAGGTGGTGGTCGAGGCCGACGAGCCCATCGAGCAGGCCGCGGCGGTGGGCACGATCGACGTGCCGATCCGGCTCGTCAAGGACCTCCCGACGGCGTTCGAGGCGGACCTTTTCCGCGCGATCCAACTGCTGCCGGGCGTGAAGTCCTCCAGCGACTTCTCCAGCGGCCTATACATCCGCGGCGGTAGCCCGGACCAGACGCTGATCCTCCTAGACGGCACGACGGTTTACAACCCGACGCACTTCTTCGGCTTTTTCAGCACGTTCAACACGGACGCGATCAAAGACGTGCGCCTCTATAAAGGGGCGTACCCGACGACCTACGGAGGACGCCTGGGCTCGGTGATCGACATCTACAACCGAGACGGCAACCGCAACGAGACCCACGGCAACGTTTCGGTTGGGCTTCTGGCGAGCCGGGTCGGCATCGAAGGACCTGTCCCGGGCGTGGGGCGGAGCTCGTACTCCTTCAACGCGCGGCGCTCCACGCTGGAGCCGCTCCTGGCAACGCTGCGCGAGAACCTGGATCAGGACGGCATCCCGGACAAGTTTTACTTCTACGACCTCAACGCTAAGGTCGGTGTCGACCTCACCGACCGTGACCGCGTATCGGTCTCGGCGTACGCCGGGCGCGATATCGTCGGCGTGCCGTTTGGTGAGAACTCGCAGTTCGACCTCGACTACGGCAACCGGACGCTTTCGGCGTCCTACAACCGCATCCTCGGCGAGACGACGTTCCTGCAGACGCGCGCGACGGCCAGCCGCTATTTCTCGCTCCCGGAGGCGCTCGTCTTCGGGACCGAGTTCACGAACACGAACACGGTCACGGACTACTCTGGCCGCGTGGACCTGGAGTGGCTCCCGAGTGAGAAGCTGGAGGTCTCGACCGGCGCGTGGGGAGGGCATTTCCGGCTGGACTACAAGCAGACCTTCAACGAGCAGGTCCAGATCGACTTTACGAGCCCATCGGGGTACGGGTCTGGCTACGTCCAGGCAAAGGTCCGGCCCACGCCACAGTGGATCTTGACGGGCGGTCTGCGCGCGCAGTACTTCTCTCGCGGGGACTACCTCCGCTTCTCGCCGCAGGCGCAGATCGAGCGCAAGCTCGGCTCCGACACCGTAGTCCAACTCGCGGCCGGGCGGTACCACCAGTTCCTCTCGCTGATCTCCAACGAAGCGTTCTCCGGGTTCGACACGTGGGTGACCGTCGGTCAGGGCGTCGTGCCGCAGGAGTCCGAGCAGATGGTGCTCGGACTCAAGACCCGCGTCGGTAAGGCGTACCGATTGGATGTGGAGCTGTACGGCCGCCTCTTGCGCGATCTGTTCGACCAGCGGCCGGGCGTCCAGGACGTGAGCGGCTTGGACTACGACGAGCTGTTCCGTGTCGGCGAGGGCTACGCGTACGGGGCGGAGATCCTGCTAGAGAAGGGGCTCGGCCGGGCCACAGGCCTGATCGGCTACACGCTGGGTGTCACGCGCCGCCGCTATCCCGGCGAGTTCGGCTTCGAGGACTTCTTCGCGCCCAAGTACGACCGTCTGCATGACCTGAACATCGTGGCCTCCTACGACCTGGGCAAAGGCTGGAGCGCGACCGCTGTCGGCAAGTACGCGACCGGACAGGCCTACACGTCCGCCGACGCGAGCTATACCGTCTCGGACGTTCCCTTCCTAGAGGACGGCGAGCTCGATGGCTTGTACACCACCGCGCTCAACAACGCGCGATTGCCACCCTACCACCGCGTTGACGTGGGTTTCAAGCGCGTCGGGCGCTTTTTCGGCGTGGGCGATTACGAGCTCCAGCTGCAGGCCATCAACGTCTATAGCCGCCGCAACATCTGGTTTCCGACCTACGACTTCGACACCGACCCCATCACCGTCGACTTCGTGCGCCAGCTTCCTTTCCTGCCGAACGTCTCGTTCAGCCTCGACTTCTAG